Genomic segment of Umezawaea sp. Da 62-37:
CGCGGGCGACGTTCGCCGCGGAGGTGAAGGTGACCACGTCCGGGGGCTACCGGCGGCTGTTCGACTTCCAGCCCTCCGGCGACCCCGGCGCCGACGGGGTGCTGATCGACCTCACCCCGACCAACCAGGTGCGGTTCATCGGCGCGGGCCAGGGCGTGACGACGGCGGCCGTGGTGCCGACCGGCCGCTACGTCGACGTGGTGGTGACGCTGGCGGACGGCCTCCTCACCGTCTACCTCGACGGACGGCAGGCGGCGACCGCGCAGGTCGGCGCGGGCGGCGTCAACGGGTGCGCGACCAGGCAGCTGCGGTTCGGCGCCGACCAGGACGGCGGGCAGCGGCTGACGGGGGCGGTGGACCGGATGGCGGTCCTGCCCAGGGCGCTCGGGTCGAACGAGGTGCCGAACTGGAGGTCGATCGCTTTCGGCTGACCTGCGCCGTTCGTGACAGGATCGGGAGCGTGGACCGTTCAGCGCTGACCCGTACCGTCCGTGGGCTGTGGGATGACGACATCCTCCCGAGCCTGTCCGAACTGGTGGCCATACCCGCCATCTCCCCCGGCTTCGACTCGCAGTGGGCCGAACACGGCCACCTCGTGGCCGCCGTGGCGCACGTCCAGGCCTGGATCGCCGCCCGCGACCTGCCGGGGCTGACCACCGAGGTGTTCGAGCTGCCCGGCCACGCGCCGCTGCTGCTCGTCGACGTGCCCGCCACCCGGGGCTCGACCGCGCAGGGCACCACCGTGCTCTACGGCCACCTCGACAAGCAGCCGCCGGTGGCCGACTGGTCGCCGGGCCTCGGCCCGTGGACGCCGGTCGTCAAGGACGGCAGGCTCTACGGGCGGGGCGCGGCCGACGACGGCTACGCCGGGTACGCCGCCGTCGCGGCCCTCGAAGCGCTGCACGCGGCCGGTGGCGCGCACGGCCGGTGCCTGGTGCTGCTGGAGACCAGCGAGGAGTCCGGCAGCCCCGACCTGCCCGCCTACCTCGCGCACCTCGGCGACCGGCTCGGCGACGTGTCGCTGGTCGTGTGCCTGGACTCGGGCGGCAACGACTACGAGCGCATGTGGCTGACCACGTCGCTGCGCGGCCTCGTGCAGGTCGGCCTGACCGTGCGCGTGCTGGACAGCGGCCTGCACTCCGGCATGGCCAGCGGCATCGTGCCCAGCTCGTTCCGGGTCGCCCGGCAGCTGCTCGACCGCATCGAGGACGCCTCGACCGGCGAGGTGCTGGTGCGCGAGATGCACGTCGACATCCCGGCGAACCGGATCGCCGAGGTGCGCGAAGCCGTCGGCGCGGTGCCCGGCGCGCTGACCGCGACCGTCCCGTTCGCGGGCGGCACCACCGCTGTGGAGAAGGACGAGGTCGAACTCGCCCTCAACGGCGGCTGGCGGCCCACGCTGTCGATCACCGGCGCCGAGGGCCTGCCGCCGCTGGACGACGCGGGCAACGTGCTGCGCCCGTTCACCACGCTGCTGCTCAGCTTCCGCCTCCCTCCGACCGCCGACGCCGCCGTGGCGTTCGAGGCCGTGGAGGAGCTGCTGACCACGGACGTGCCCTACGGCGCGAGCGTGGAGCTGAGCCGGGTCGAGCACGCGGGCGGCTGGAACGCCCCCGACCTCGCGCCGTGGCTGCGCGAGACCCTCGACCAGGCGGGCGAGGACATCTTCGGCAGCCCGTGGCGGACGGTCGCGCTCGGCGGGTCCATCCCGTTCATGGGCCTGCTGCACGAGACGTACCCGGACGCCCAGTTCCTGGTCACGGGCGCGGTCGGCCCCGACTCGAACTGCCACGTGCCGGACGAGTCGCTGCACCTCGACCAGGCCGCGAAGGTCACCGAGGCGGTCGCGCTGGTGCTGGACGCGCACGCCCGCCAGGTGTGACGACGTGGGGGCTTCCGCGGTGCGGAAGCCCCACCCCGCCCGGCAACACTTCACAACTTCGCGGTAACCGGGCTATCTGGATCGATGCCGCACACTGTTCCGGTGAACGAGCAACGGCAGAGGACCGAGCGGCTGAGGCTCGCCGCGTCGGACTCACCCGATGCGCCCTGGCGCCTGTGGGGGCCCTACCTGGCCGGGCGCCAGTGGGGCACGGTCCGCGAGGACTACTCCGCCTCGGGTGACGCCTGGACGTCATTCCCGTTCGACCACGCGCGCGCCCGCGCCTACCGCTGGGGTGAGGACGGCATCGCGGGGATCTGCGATGTCCACGGGTTCCTCAACCTCGGGCTGGCGCTGTGGAACGGCCGCGACCCGATCCTGAAGGAGCGCTACTTCGGGCTGACCAACAACGAGGGGAACCACGGGGAGGACGCCAAGGAGTACTGGTGGGTCACCGACGGCACCCCGACGCACTCCTGGATGAAGGTGCTCTACCGGTACCCGCAGGCCGAGTTCCCCTACGCCGAGCTGCGCGAGCTCGCCGCGAGCGCGGGGCGCGAGTCGCGGGAGCCGGAGCTGTCCGACACCGGCGCGCTGGACGAGAACCGGTTCTTCGACGTGGAGATCGCCTACGCCAAGGCGGGCCCGTCCGACGTGTGCGTCGAGATCACCGCCACCAACCACGGGCCGGACCCGGCCCCGCTGCACCTGCTGCCCCAGCTGTGGTTCCGCAACACGTGGGCGTGGGGGCGCGACGAGCGCAAGCCGTCGCTGACCGCGTCCACCGCGGACGGCTGGCACCGGATCGTCACCGAGCACGGGAAGCTCGGCCGCTACACGCTGCACGTCGGGGGTTCGCCGACGCTGCTGGTGACCGACAACGAGACGAACGAGGTGGCGCTGTTCGGCGCCGCGGCGAACCCGACGGAGTACACGAAGGACGGCATCGACCGGCACGTCGTCGGCGGCGACGCGACGTCGTGCCAGGCGGTGCCGGGCGCCACCACATCGGGCACCCGCACCACGGGCACCCGCACCCCGGCCACCGGCACGAAGGCCGCGGCCTGGTACTCGTTCGACGCGGTCGCGCCCGGCGAGTCCGTGTCGATCCGGCTGCGGCTGGTGGAGGGCGACGGGCACGTCGACGCGTTCGGGCCGTCGTTCCAGTCCACTGTGGACGCGCGGCGGGCCGAGGCCGACGAGTTCCACCACGACCTGGCGCCCGACGCCGACCCGGTGCGGGCGGCCGTGTCGCGGCGCGCACTGGCGGGCCTGATGTGGACCAAGCAGCACTACCGCTTCCGCACCAGGGAATGGCTGGACGGCGACCCGGCGCAACCGGCGGCGCCCGGTTCGCGCAGGTCGCCCGCCGCGCGCAACAGCCACTGGCGGCACTTCGACTGCGCCGACGTCATCTCCATGCCCGACGAGTGGGAGTACCCGTGGTTCGCGGCGTGGGACCTCGCGTTCCACACCGTGCCGTTCGCGATGGTCGACCCGGCGTTCGCGAAGGAGCAGCTCCTGCTGCTGTGCCGCGAGTGGCTGATGCACCCGAACGGCCAGATCCCGGCCTACGAGTGGGAGTTCGGCGACGTCAACCCGCCCGTGCACGCGTGGGCGGCGCTCCAGGTGTACCGGGCGGAGGAGAACCCCGACCGGAAGTTCCTGGCGAAGATCTTCCACAAGCTGCTGCTGAACTTCTCCTGGTGGGTCAACCGCAAGGACGCCGACGGCAGCTACCTGTTCGAGGGCGGGTTCCTCGGCATGGACAACATCGGGCCGGTCAACCGGTCCGAGCCGATGCTGGGGCAGTGGCGGCTGGAGCAGTCCGACGCGACGTCGTGGATGGCCGCCTACAGCCTGCACCTGATGCAGATCGCGCTGGAGCTGGCGCGGCACGACGAGGCCTACGAGGACGTGGCGACGAAGTTCGTCGAGCACTTCCTGGGCATCGCCGAGGCGTTCACCCAGTTCGGTTCGGACGGCGGCGGGATCTGGGACGAGGCCGACGGGTTCTGCTACGACATGGTGTCGCGCAGGCTCCCCGACGGCACGGTCCAGTCGCACCCGGTGCGGGTGCGGTCGATGGTGGGGCTCATCCCGCTGCTGGCGTCGGCCGTGCTGGAGCCGTGGGTGTTCGAGGAGCTGCCGAGCTTCACCCGGCGCCTTGACCACCTGATGGCCCGCAGACCGGAACTGGTGCAGTTCCTGACCTGGCAGGACCGGCCGGACGGCCGCCGCAACCTGCTGTCGCTGCTGGACGACCGCAAGCTGCGGCTCGTGCTGGCCAGGATGTTGGACGAGGGCGAGTTCCTGTCGCCGCACGGCATCCGCTCGATGTCGGTGGCGCACCGCGAGGGCATGGAGGTGCACGTCGCCGACCAGCAGCACCGGATCGGCTACGAGCCCGGCGAGTCCCGCACGCCGATGTTCGGCGGCAACTCGAACTGGCGCGGCCCGGTGTGGTTCCCCACCAACGCCCTGCTGGTCGAGGCGCTGCGCACGGTCGACTCGTTCCACGACGGGCAGTTCCGCGTCGAGCTGCCGACCAGGTCCGAGCGCGAGGTCACGGCGGGTCAGGCGGCGGACGAACTGGCCCGCAGGCTGGTGTCGCTGTTCCTGCCCGACCACGACGGCCGCAGGCCCGCCGACGGCAAGAGGGTCGAGTCCACGGATTCACCCCTCTGGCGTGAGCACATCACGTTCAGCGAGTACTTCGACGGTGATACGGGAGAGGGTTTGGGCGCTACTCATCAAACCGGGTGGACCGCTTTGGTGGCAGGACTACTGCATCCTTGACCTGCACGGATAGCGTCGGGGCATGTGCACTGCGTATTGGTGTGAGTGTGATGCGACACGATAGTGTCTGCGTCATTCGGCCGAATGGGACTGTGACAATCAATTCGGTAACGCGAACGGGATGTAACACGGACGTGCTGTCCAGCCTGTCACCCAAGTGGCAGTATCCCGAACACTCGACCAACTCAGTTACGAGGAGTGACCTCAGTGGCCCGTCGAACAAGTCACCAGGTGTTCGCCCTGCTCCCCGCACTGGGGCTAGCCGTCGTCGCGGCAGCGGGCTGTGCCACGAGCACCGACACCGCGGGCACCGCGGGTGACAGCGGTATCGCCGTCGTCAGCGCCGGCAAGCTCACCACCTGCACACACCTTCCGTACGAGCCCTTCCAGTTCCGCGAGGGCGACAAGACCGTCGGCTTCGACGTCGACCTGGTCGACCTCGTCGCGAAGGACCTCGGCCTCACCCAGACGATCGTGGACACCCCCTTCGAGGGGATCCAGTCCGGTGAGGACATGAACACGAACAAGTGCGACGTCGCCGCGGCGGGCATGACGATCACCGACACGCGGAAGGAGAACTTCGACTTCTCCGACCCGTACTTCGACGCCGAGCAGGCCCTGCTGGTGAAGAAGGGCGCGGCCATCAAGGACCTCGCCGGTCTGAAGGGCAAGAAGGTCGGCGCGCAGGCGTCGACCACCGGCAAGGACTACCTGGACGCGAACGCGGCGGCCAACGGCTACACGGTCATCGAGTTCGAGGACCTCGCCCTCGAGCTCACCGCCGTGCAGACCGGCCAGGTCGACGCCGCGGTCAACGACAACGGCGTGCTCTACGACTACGCGAAGAAGAACGCGGACACCGAGGTCACGACCGAGTTCTCCACCGGTGAGAAGTACGGCATCGGCGCCAAGAAGGGCAGCCCGCTGATCGCCAAGATCAACGAGACGCTCAAGAAGGCGAAGGACAGCGGGGACTACGACAAGATCTACGAGAAGTGGTTCGGCAAGAAGCCGGCTTCCAAGTAGCCGGTTGAACGCGGGGCCGGTGCGCGCGCACCGGCCCCGCTGCTTTGCTCCCACTTCCACTCTCGCGAGGAACTCCACATGGCACTCTCCAAGCGGCAACGGGCGAAGGCCTTCCGCGGTGTCCAGTACGGCCTCCTGGTGGTCGCGATCATCGTCATCGCGCTCGTCGCCGACTGGGGCAAGGTCAGACGCGCCTTCTTCGACTTCGAGGTCGCGGGCAAGCTCTTCCCCGACATCATCATCACCTCGCTGCGGAACACGGTCGTCTACTCCGCGCTCGGGTTCGCGTTCGGCCTCGCCCTCGGTCTGCTGCTGGCGCTGATGAAGCTGTCGTCGGTGGCGCCCTACCGGTGGATCGCGACCGTCTACATCGAGTTCTTCCGCGGTGTCCCGGCCCTGCTGGTGTTCATCGCGTTCGGCTACGGCGTGCCCATCGCGTTCCAGGTCCGCTTCGACAACCTGACGACGGTGATGCTCGCGCTGGGCATCGTCGCGGCCGCCTACATGGCCGAGACCATCCGCGCGGGCATCCAGGCCGTGCCGAAGGGCCAGATCGAGGCCGCGCGCTCGCTCGGCATGTCCGCCTCGCGCGCGATGATCACCGTGGTGATCCCGCAGGCGTTCCGGATCATCCTGCCCCCGTTGACGAACGAGCTGATCATGCTGACGAAGGACTCGTCGCTGATCTACGTCATCGGCCTGGCGATCGACGAGCGCGAGCTCACCCAGTTCGGCAGGCAGGCGATGAACGAGTACCGGGGCATGACGCCGATCATGATCGCCGGCCTGTGCTACCTGATCATCACGCTGCCGCTCGGCCACCTGTCCAGGCGGCTGGAGAAGCGCACGGGTGGTCGCAAGGTCAGCAGTACTCCTGAAGCGAGTGGGGTGGCGTCCGCATGAGCGACGTGGCTGTGGAGAAATCAGGGCCCGCGGTCGAGATCACCGGGCTGAAGAAGTCGTTCGGCTCGCTGGAGGTGCTGCGCGGCATCGACGTGCGGGTGGACTCCGGCGAGGTCATCTGCATCATCGGCCCGTCGGGTTCCGGCAAGTCGACGCTGCTGCGCTGCGTGAACGTGCTGGAGGAGCCGACGGCGGGCAAGATCGTCGTGAACGGCATCGAGCTGACCCACCCGGACGTCGACATCGACGCCGCGCGGACCCGCATCGGCATGGTGTTCCAGTCGTTCAACCTGTTCGCGCACCTCACCGTGCTGAACAACCTCACCGTGGCGCAGCGCAAGGTCCTCAAGCGCAGCCAGGCCGAGGCGGAGGAGGTGGCGCTGCGCAACCTGGAGCGCGTCGGCCTGCTGGAGAAGGCGCAGGCGATGCCCGCGCAGCTCTCCGGTGGCCAGCAGCAGCGGGTCGCGATCGCGCGGGCGCTGTCGATGGACCCCGAGGTGATGCTGTTCGACGAGCCGACCTCGGCGCTGGACCCGGAGCTCGTCGGCGACGTGCTGAGCGTCATGCGCCAGCTCGCCGAGGAGGGCATGACCATGCTCGTCGTCACGCACGAGATGCAGTTCGCGCGCGAGGTGGCGGACAAGGTGCTGTTCATGGACGGCGGCTACGTCGTCGAGGAGGGTCCGGCGGCGCAGGTCATCGGCGACCCGCAGCACGAGCGCACGAAGTCGTTCCTGGCCCGCGTGCTCAACCCGACGCACCAGGACAAAGCCGACTAGTGGGCGAGAGCGGCGCGCGTGGGCTGGACGTCTTCGACCCCAGCCCCGCGCAGTCCTTCCGCATGGCCGCGGGCGACGTGCTGCGCGGTGCGGTCGACACCGACGTCGGCGGCAACTGGAGGTTGCCCCGGCGCCGGTCGAGCGCTCCCCCGGTGATCCGGATCGTCGACCGCTTCCTCACCGGCGTGCTGGACCTGCGCGCCGTGGAGCTGAACTACCTGCTGGAGTTCGAGCGCTGCCGGTTCGAGCGGCCGCCGGACCTGCGGCAGAGCAAGCTGCCGGGCGTCGAGTTCCGGCAGTGCTGGCTGCCCGGCCTGGCGGGCCGGAACCTGACCAGCGCCAACGACTTCTCGCTCGACGGGTGCACGGTCGACGGGGTGGTCGACCTGACCGACTCCGACATCGGCGGCTCGGTCGCCTTGCGGGACAGCAGGCTGAACGCGCCCGGCGGGCTGGCGCTGCACGCCGACCGGACGAAGGTCGCCGGAGCCCTGCTGGCGTACGGGATCCGCGTCGAGGGCGAGGTGCGGATGGCGGGCGCGCAGATCAGCGGCAACTGCAACTTCAGCGGCGCCGCGCTGCACAACCCGACCGGGTTCTCGTTGAACGGCAACGGGATGCTCGTCGGCGGCAACCTGCTGTGCGGGGTGTGGGCCGAGACCGACCAGCACTTCACCGCGCACGGCACCGTGATGCTGCCCAACGCCCGGATCAGCTCCGCGTTCACGATGCGCCGCGCGGCCCTGCACGCCGGTGACGACCGCAGCGAACCCGACATCGTCGACCCGCACGCCGACCCGTACGCGGCGCTGGTGCTCGACCGGATCACCGTGAGCGGCGACGTGGAGCTGGACCGTGGGTTCACCAGCGCGGGCACGCTGCGGATGCTGAACGCGGCCATCGGCGGCACGCTGTCGCTGTCCGGCGCGCGGCTGGACGCCGTGAGACCGCAGGAGGGCAACACCGAGCCGGTCGGCCGCGGCCGGGCCGTGCACCTGGACGGCGCCGAGATCGGCGGCGACGTGGCCGCGCGGCAGCTGGTGATGAAGGGCCAGTTCCGGATGGTCGACGCGACCGTGCGCGGCAGCCTCGTGCTGGACGGCTCCGTGCTCGACAACCCGTTCGCCGACACCGTGCTGGCCAACCGCTGCCGCGTCGGCAGCAACTTCAGCGCCCGCGAGGCGAACGTGGCGGGCGTGCTGGAGCTGCGGGCCGTCCACATCGGAGCGAACCTCGACCTGCGCGGCAGCAGACTCATCCAGCCCGGCCAGTACCGCCACCAGCCCGGCGAGAAGTCGTCGGTCGACATCGGCGGCGCCACCGTCGGCCGCGACCTCATCTGCGCCAAGGGGGACAAGGAGTTCGTCGCGCACGGCGGCGTCCGCACCCGGCGCGCCCAGATCGGCCGGATGGCGAACTTCGCGGGCGCGGTGCTCGGCGACAAGCTCGACAGCCACGCCCTCAACGCGCTCGGCATGCAGGTGCCGGAACTCGTGCTCACCCCGGTCAGCCCGCCGAAGGGCAAGGTCACGCTGCGCGGCGCCAGCTGCACCTCGTTGGACGACAACGAGACGTTCTGGAGCGCCACCGGCCGCATCGACCTGGAGGACTTCCGCTACGACTCGCTGCGGCACTCCATCGACCCCCAGGACGACCAGGCCGTGCTGCGGCGGCTGCGCTGGCTCCGCCAGGCCATGCGCCACCGCTACCGCCCCGGCCCGTACGACCAGCTCGCCGCCCTGCTCCGGGCGAGCGGCAACGAGGAGCACGCGTCGACCGTGCTGATGGAGAAGCAGCGGCTGCGCTACACCGCCGTCGCCGGGGGCACCCGCGTGGTGGGACCGCTGGTGCTGCTGTGGAGCTGGTTGCAGCGGTCCATGGTCGGCTACGGCTACCGACCGGGCCGCGCACTCGGCTGGCTCGTCGTCTCGTGGGTGCTCGGCAGCGCGTACTTCGCCGCGGGCGCCGACCTGGTCGTGATCAACGCCGACGACACCCTCGAGTGGAACCCGTGGCTGTTCACCATCGACCTGATCGTGCCGATCGTCGACTTCGGCAACAAGAACCGCTGGCAGACCCACGGCGCCTCGCAGTGGATCGCGTCCGGCCTGATCGTCAGCGGCTGGGTGCTGGCGACCACCGTCGCCGCCGGTCTGACGCGGATGCTGAAGAGGTAGCCGGTGCGCGCCGACCCGTTGCGCGGTCGGCCTAAGGTGACCCAACACCGGCCTTCGTGAGGAGCTACGACCGTGACGGATGTCGTTCTGGCGCTGGACGTGGGCGGTACGAAGATCGCCGCCGGGCTCGTCGACCGGGACGGGGTGGTGTCGCGGGCGGTGCGGGTGGCCACGCCGGTGGGTGAGGCGGAGGAGACCTGGGCCGCGGTGGCGTCGGCGGTGGACGAGGTGCTGCGGGGCGACACCGTGGCGGGTGTCGGGATCGCGTGCGCCGGGCCGGTGGACGTGGTGGCGGGGACGGCCAGTCCGATCAACGTGCCGTCGTGGCAGCGGTTCCCGTTGCGCGACCGGGTCGCCGACAAGCTGCCGGGGGTTCGGGTCGAACTCGCGGGGGACGGCGTGTGCATGGCGCTGGGCGAGCACTGGCGCGGGGCCGGGCAGGGCAGCCGGTTCATGGTGGGGCTGGTCGTGTCGACCGGTGTCGGCGGTGGGCTGGTGTTCGACGGGCAGCCGTTCGGCGGGCGGACGGGGAACGCCGGGCACATCGGGCACGTGGTGGTCGAGCCGGACGGGATCGCCTGCCCGTGCGGCGGGCGGGGCTGCGTGGAGACGGTGGCCGGTGGGCCGCGGCTGGTGGAGTGGGCGCGGCGGCAGGGGTGGCAGGCGCCGAAGCACGCCGACGCGGCGCACCTCGCGGCGGCCGCGCAGCACGGCGAGGAGGTGCCGCTCGCGGCGTTCGAACGCGCCGGGTACGCGGTCGGGCTGGCCATCGCGGCGACCGCGGCCGTGTGCGACCTGGACCTCGCCGTCGTCGGCGGTGGCGTGGCACAGGCCGGTGACCTGCTGTTCGACCCGATCCGCCGGTCGCTCGCGGCGCACGCGGGCCTGTCCTACCTCGACGGCCTGCGGGTCGAGCAGGCGCAGCTCGGCGGCGAGGCGGGCCTGGTCGGGGCGGCGGCGCTGGTGGCTAATCGCTGAACCGGCGGGCCGGATCACCACCCGGCGGTGGTGATCCGGCCCGACGACCGTGCTCAGTGGTAGGACCGTTG
This window contains:
- a CDS encoding M20/M25/M40 family metallo-hydrolase; amino-acid sequence: MGSVDRSALTRTVRGLWDDDILPSLSELVAIPAISPGFDSQWAEHGHLVAAVAHVQAWIAARDLPGLTTEVFELPGHAPLLLVDVPATRGSTAQGTTVLYGHLDKQPPVADWSPGLGPWTPVVKDGRLYGRGAADDGYAGYAAVAALEALHAAGGAHGRCLVLLETSEESGSPDLPAYLAHLGDRLGDVSLVVCLDSGGNDYERMWLTTSLRGLVQVGLTVRVLDSGLHSGMASGIVPSSFRVARQLLDRIEDASTGEVLVREMHVDIPANRIAEVREAVGAVPGALTATVPFAGGTTAVEKDEVELALNGGWRPTLSITGAEGLPPLDDAGNVLRPFTTLLLSFRLPPTADAAVAFEAVEELLTTDVPYGASVELSRVEHAGGWNAPDLAPWLRETLDQAGEDIFGSPWRTVALGGSIPFMGLLHETYPDAQFLVTGAVGPDSNCHVPDESLHLDQAAKVTEAVALVLDAHARQV
- a CDS encoding MGH1-like glycoside hydrolase domain-containing protein is translated as MNEQRQRTERLRLAASDSPDAPWRLWGPYLAGRQWGTVREDYSASGDAWTSFPFDHARARAYRWGEDGIAGICDVHGFLNLGLALWNGRDPILKERYFGLTNNEGNHGEDAKEYWWVTDGTPTHSWMKVLYRYPQAEFPYAELRELAASAGRESREPELSDTGALDENRFFDVEIAYAKAGPSDVCVEITATNHGPDPAPLHLLPQLWFRNTWAWGRDERKPSLTASTADGWHRIVTEHGKLGRYTLHVGGSPTLLVTDNETNEVALFGAAANPTEYTKDGIDRHVVGGDATSCQAVPGATTSGTRTTGTRTPATGTKAAAWYSFDAVAPGESVSIRLRLVEGDGHVDAFGPSFQSTVDARRAEADEFHHDLAPDADPVRAAVSRRALAGLMWTKQHYRFRTREWLDGDPAQPAAPGSRRSPAARNSHWRHFDCADVISMPDEWEYPWFAAWDLAFHTVPFAMVDPAFAKEQLLLLCREWLMHPNGQIPAYEWEFGDVNPPVHAWAALQVYRAEENPDRKFLAKIFHKLLLNFSWWVNRKDADGSYLFEGGFLGMDNIGPVNRSEPMLGQWRLEQSDATSWMAAYSLHLMQIALELARHDEAYEDVATKFVEHFLGIAEAFTQFGSDGGGIWDEADGFCYDMVSRRLPDGTVQSHPVRVRSMVGLIPLLASAVLEPWVFEELPSFTRRLDHLMARRPELVQFLTWQDRPDGRRNLLSLLDDRKLRLVLARMLDEGEFLSPHGIRSMSVAHREGMEVHVADQQHRIGYEPGESRTPMFGGNSNWRGPVWFPTNALLVEALRTVDSFHDGQFRVELPTRSEREVTAGQAADELARRLVSLFLPDHDGRRPADGKRVESTDSPLWREHITFSEYFDGDTGEGLGATHQTGWTALVAGLLHP
- a CDS encoding transporter substrate-binding domain-containing protein; protein product: MARRTSHQVFALLPALGLAVVAAAGCATSTDTAGTAGDSGIAVVSAGKLTTCTHLPYEPFQFREGDKTVGFDVDLVDLVAKDLGLTQTIVDTPFEGIQSGEDMNTNKCDVAAAGMTITDTRKENFDFSDPYFDAEQALLVKKGAAIKDLAGLKGKKVGAQASTTGKDYLDANAAANGYTVIEFEDLALELTAVQTGQVDAAVNDNGVLYDYAKKNADTEVTTEFSTGEKYGIGAKKGSPLIAKINETLKKAKDSGDYDKIYEKWFGKKPASK
- a CDS encoding amino acid ABC transporter permease codes for the protein MALSKRQRAKAFRGVQYGLLVVAIIVIALVADWGKVRRAFFDFEVAGKLFPDIIITSLRNTVVYSALGFAFGLALGLLLALMKLSSVAPYRWIATVYIEFFRGVPALLVFIAFGYGVPIAFQVRFDNLTTVMLALGIVAAAYMAETIRAGIQAVPKGQIEAARSLGMSASRAMITVVIPQAFRIILPPLTNELIMLTKDSSLIYVIGLAIDERELTQFGRQAMNEYRGMTPIMIAGLCYLIITLPLGHLSRRLEKRTGGRKVSSTPEASGVASA
- a CDS encoding amino acid ABC transporter ATP-binding protein, with amino-acid sequence MSDVAVEKSGPAVEITGLKKSFGSLEVLRGIDVRVDSGEVICIIGPSGSGKSTLLRCVNVLEEPTAGKIVVNGIELTHPDVDIDAARTRIGMVFQSFNLFAHLTVLNNLTVAQRKVLKRSQAEAEEVALRNLERVGLLEKAQAMPAQLSGGQQQRVAIARALSMDPEVMLFDEPTSALDPELVGDVLSVMRQLAEEGMTMLVVTHEMQFAREVADKVLFMDGGYVVEEGPAAQVIGDPQHERTKSFLARVLNPTHQDKAD
- a CDS encoding ROK family protein yields the protein MTDVVLALDVGGTKIAAGLVDRDGVVSRAVRVATPVGEAEETWAAVASAVDEVLRGDTVAGVGIACAGPVDVVAGTASPINVPSWQRFPLRDRVADKLPGVRVELAGDGVCMALGEHWRGAGQGSRFMVGLVVSTGVGGGLVFDGQPFGGRTGNAGHIGHVVVEPDGIACPCGGRGCVETVAGGPRLVEWARRQGWQAPKHADAAHLAAAAQHGEEVPLAAFERAGYAVGLAIAATAAVCDLDLAVVGGGVAQAGDLLFDPIRRSLAAHAGLSYLDGLRVEQAQLGGEAGLVGAAALVANR